From the Chloroflexus aurantiacus J-10-fl genome, one window contains:
- a CDS encoding MogA/MoaB family molybdenum cofactor biosynthesis protein — MSHQEHRRLAETQTTAIPCAVLTISDSRSEATDDSGRYICTALTQAGHNVVQYAVVRDEPAQIVEMVRRFAAEGCKVIITNGGTGISRRDSTFEAIDALLEKRLPGFGELFRMLSFAEIGPAAMLSRATAGVFGGTLIFCLPGSPNAVQLGIDRLILPELAHLVWETVR, encoded by the coding sequence ATGAGCCACCAGGAACACCGCCGCCTGGCGGAAACACAGACGACGGCTATTCCCTGTGCCGTACTGACCATCAGCGACAGTCGCAGTGAAGCGACCGACGATAGCGGGCGATATATCTGCACTGCGTTGACGCAAGCCGGCCACAATGTGGTACAATATGCCGTGGTGCGAGATGAGCCGGCGCAAATTGTGGAAATGGTGCGTCGTTTTGCCGCCGAAGGATGTAAAGTCATCATCACGAATGGCGGCACCGGTATCTCCCGCCGGGACAGCACCTTTGAAGCGATTGATGCCTTGCTCGAAAAACGATTACCGGGTTTCGGCGAACTTTTTCGCATGCTCTCATTCGCCGAGATTGGGCCGGCGGCAATGCTGTCACGAGCGACAGCCGGTGTTTTTGGCGGAACATTAATCTTTTGCCTGCCAGGTTCGCCCAACGCCGTTCAGCTTGGTATCGACCGCCTCATCTTGCCCGAACTGGCGCATCTGGTTTGGGAAACTGTGCGCTAA
- a CDS encoding 4-vinyl reductase has product MTSVEAFRGLYYPNKIGRLCFLSLEEVMGQNGVKALLRLADLQQYIDAYPPNDLKREFPFEAISKYSVALGTMYGPRGARGLELRAGRVAFSLGLKEFGPLLGMADLALKLMPITMKLKIVLNATAQTFDRFSDQSSHVEEERGRFVYHITRCSNCITRPEPGPVFYIARGILEEATAWVSGGRRFAVEQLSCMGQGNCSSCAFAIGKDPLE; this is encoded by the coding sequence ATGACGTCAGTAGAAGCCTTCCGCGGCCTGTACTATCCTAACAAGATCGGCCGACTCTGCTTCCTGTCGCTGGAGGAAGTCATGGGTCAGAACGGCGTGAAGGCCTTGCTCCGGCTTGCCGATCTGCAACAGTACATCGACGCCTACCCGCCGAATGACCTGAAGCGTGAGTTCCCCTTCGAGGCAATCTCGAAATACTCGGTGGCACTCGGCACGATGTATGGGCCGCGTGGAGCGCGCGGTCTTGAGTTGCGCGCCGGGCGGGTTGCCTTCTCGCTTGGTCTGAAGGAGTTCGGGCCGTTGCTTGGCATGGCTGACCTGGCATTGAAACTGATGCCGATCACCATGAAGCTCAAGATCGTGCTGAACGCCACTGCCCAAACGTTTGATCGTTTCTCCGACCAGTCGAGCCACGTGGAAGAAGAGCGCGGACGGTTCGTGTATCACATTACCCGCTGCTCTAACTGTATTACCCGTCCCGAACCCGGCCCGGTGTTTTATATCGCCCGCGGTATCCTCGAAGAGGCTACCGCCTGGGTCAGTGGTGGCCGACGGTTTGCAGTTGAGCAGTTGTCGTGTATGGGACAGGGTAATTGCTCGTCGTGCGCCTTTGCAATCGGCAAAGACCCGTTGGAGTAG
- the yidD gene encoding membrane protein insertion efficiency factor YidD translates to MLRWLLLKLIRFYQVAISPWTPPSCIYTPTCSHYGYEAIKKYGALRGGWMTVKRIARCHPFARGGYDPVP, encoded by the coding sequence ATGCTGCGCTGGCTATTGCTAAAATTGATCCGTTTCTATCAGGTCGCGATCTCGCCCTGGACGCCGCCGAGCTGTATCTATACACCAACTTGCTCGCACTACGGTTATGAGGCGATCAAGAAATACGGTGCGTTACGCGGTGGCTGGATGACGGTAAAGCGAATTGCCCGTTGTCACCCCTTTGCTCGTGGTGGTTACGATCCGGTGCCGTAG
- a CDS encoding RNA polymerase sigma factor: MAEPSRETIVRAQQGDQQALTELIIGQQHYVYSIAMSVLKNADDAADLTQEAFIRLFRALPQYSGESRFTTWLYRLVINLCRDELRRRGRQAPIVPPATDDEELDALHTVADNDRWVDPAQSLDLNQLRLEVRRALEQLEPHYRLVLTLYYFEDLKYTDIAEILDLPLNTVKSHIRRGKERLAQLLQTNEPPATRAVNQPKRSATDDHVVQITPLRLLPGWGRR, from the coding sequence GTGGCTGAACCATCTCGTGAGACGATTGTACGCGCTCAACAGGGCGATCAGCAGGCCCTGACCGAATTAATCATCGGTCAGCAACATTATGTCTATAGCATCGCGATGAGCGTGCTCAAAAACGCTGATGATGCGGCTGATTTGACCCAGGAAGCGTTTATTCGCCTGTTTCGGGCACTCCCCCAGTATAGCGGCGAAAGCCGTTTCACCACCTGGTTGTACCGGCTGGTTATCAATCTCTGTCGCGATGAGCTGCGCCGACGAGGTCGTCAGGCACCCATCGTTCCTCCCGCAACCGACGATGAGGAGCTTGACGCACTTCATACTGTCGCCGATAACGACCGTTGGGTCGATCCGGCCCAATCGCTCGATCTGAATCAGTTACGTCTCGAAGTCCGGCGTGCGCTTGAACAGCTTGAACCACACTACCGCCTTGTGTTGACGTTGTACTATTTTGAAGACTTGAAGTACACCGACATCGCCGAGATACTTGACCTTCCGCTCAATACGGTCAAAAGCCATATCCGGCGCGGCAAAGAACGACTGGCCCAACTCTTGCAAACCAACGAACCACCGGCAACCCGCGCCGTTAATCAACCCAAACGTTCGGCAACGGACGATCACGTGGTACAAATCACCCCCCTACGTCTGTTGCCGGGATGGGGAAGGAGGTAA
- a CDS encoding anti-sigma factor: protein MSTQLPTPPPDDLLDAALRHELRWEAPPELTNRLLHLVPGAVPMATAEISPLPRWRLYVAIALMSLLILVSIPSASYLYQLVWFQWGFAQFIAQLEALPARLLQTFYETMPFARELVSIIALIRDQLHWLLVALVLWIILDNWQPERRLVHQESK from the coding sequence ATGAGCACGCAATTGCCTACACCACCTCCAGATGATCTGCTCGATGCGGCGCTTCGCCACGAATTACGTTGGGAGGCTCCGCCCGAACTGACCAATCGCTTACTGCACCTGGTGCCTGGTGCAGTTCCGATGGCCACGGCAGAAATCTCTCCCCTTCCCCGTTGGCGCCTTTATGTTGCGATAGCTTTGATGTCACTGCTGATCCTGGTCTCGATACCTAGTGCATCGTACCTCTATCAGCTCGTCTGGTTCCAATGGGGGTTTGCGCAATTCATTGCGCAACTTGAGGCATTGCCGGCCCGGCTACTGCAAACCTTCTACGAGACGATGCCATTTGCCCGCGAATTAGTCAGTATCATTGCGCTGATCCGCGATCAGTTGCACTGGCTACTCGTTGCACTTGTGCTCTGGATTATTCTCGATAACTGGCAACCTGAAAGGCGACTGGTTCATCAGGAGAGTAAGTAA
- a CDS encoding response regulator, whose product MAQWSRRALISFGVVYAVLIWVGAQPLLANRGIPLLWVAGGFAAGGVLLAGKRLLPIIFIGAFIAYTVVFRQLGLSSERLLAAALVFGLSAIIQAWLVNWLVRRFGRTLPPSSIRYTLVVCGLLALAVLPAPFLAVMVLVVVQQPLVSSPPIVALQWWLNLVAGVWLVTPWMVLGEYYRQRRPMREPWLWPVSSLLLALMLFSLQLIWRDANRQFTTQLQADVNEVVSLINDRLTIYEQALLSQSALFLASQRVDQHEFSVFSRTQLARLPALRAVSWIPRIPLQQRTAFEHAMQETGLPDFRIREPDATARPADTRDEYYPITYLEPFARRRAVLGLDLAADPVRRAAIEQARDSGQVVITAPLQSYLASDPAPAVLLFAPVYSGSLPPQSVEERRQRIRGMVAFLIVPGEVIEQALRPVTTPDLEFVLVDATEESLRPLAVFTGGRAVPSPYISDLDIVIRDAVAISDIPRYGRVWSIAFCLGTNYLPFWWSADAISRTVLAIASVAIFFLFVAIRQRHEARQRRLTRTYALLSAINQMIIRERDPQRIFQEVCQVGIGEGGFRLVWIGRHNLVTSRFETIAIHSAKELDQSLVHLLTGEQLAMTLSPVCQGDRVVINDLATDPRCAAWRSQAVAYGLRAMAGFPLVVPDEPPAVLCFYAGQPAAFDHDEIQLLDELVRDIIFGLLVSQQEAQLRTSEQRNHLIVSALPDLVLRLRPDGQVVDVVAAESMVLPMAPTAMINSTLEQLFPAAIATQYRQALSAAFASGELQTLAYQLIVEAKEYFFEARIKAALPAEEAIAIVRDVTAWRNAELALQVERDLLAQRVAERTAELHRANAELLRAARTKDEFLANMSHELRTPLNSILALSESLLEELYGPLRDQQQKAIRAIEASGRHLLALINDVLDLAKIEANRIELVKEVVAASDVCEASMALVKEQATKKQIHLSIQLDDPHARFVADPRRLKQILVNLLSNAVKFTPAGGAVSLQVTTDTTQGTIAFTVSDTGIGIAEEDLSRLFQPFVQLDSGLSRQHEGTGLGLVLVRRLVELHGGKVEVESMPGVGSRFTVTLPYQPVTHIAASSSADELPPVQLALIIEDSATTADQLARYLEELQIQPVICSYGKGAVEQVQALRPDLILLDVQMPDRSGWEILADLRRDPDLRQVPVIIVSVVDEPERGLAAGAAAYLVKPINRLMLRRALSQITVTKTTSSTAPRRPLSRRILLAEDNEVNRVTLSDYLVAQGYEVRVACQGKEALQIAAEWRPDLIIMDIQMPGLDGLEVIQRLRADAAFAATPIIAVTALAMPGDRERCLSAGANDYFAKPIRLRQLVERIEQFLASSQHAI is encoded by the coding sequence ATGGCTCAGTGGTCGCGCAGGGCGCTCATCAGTTTTGGGGTAGTATATGCCGTCTTGATTTGGGTGGGTGCTCAACCACTGCTGGCTAATCGTGGCATTCCTTTGTTATGGGTAGCCGGCGGATTTGCGGCAGGGGGGGTCTTGCTGGCCGGCAAGCGCCTCTTGCCGATTATTTTCATTGGAGCATTCATTGCCTACACGGTGGTTTTCCGGCAACTAGGGCTGTCGTCCGAGCGCCTGCTTGCTGCGGCCCTCGTCTTTGGTCTGAGCGCGATCATCCAGGCCTGGCTGGTGAATTGGCTGGTGCGTCGCTTCGGGAGAACCTTACCCCCTTCCTCTATCCGCTATACGCTGGTGGTGTGTGGTTTACTGGCACTGGCTGTATTACCGGCACCGTTTCTAGCTGTGATGGTGCTGGTGGTTGTGCAGCAACCCCTGGTAAGCAGTCCGCCAATAGTTGCTCTGCAATGGTGGCTCAATCTGGTCGCCGGAGTCTGGCTCGTCACGCCGTGGATGGTGCTCGGCGAGTACTACCGGCAACGACGGCCAATGCGTGAACCATGGTTGTGGCCGGTGAGTAGTCTTTTACTGGCGCTCATGCTGTTCAGTCTGCAACTCATCTGGCGTGATGCCAACCGTCAGTTTACGACACAACTGCAAGCAGATGTCAACGAGGTGGTGAGTCTGATTAATGATCGGCTGACGATCTATGAGCAGGCGCTGCTAAGTCAGAGTGCGCTGTTTCTTGCTTCACAACGGGTTGATCAGCATGAATTTAGCGTCTTTAGTCGTACCCAACTGGCGCGTTTGCCGGCATTACGGGCGGTTAGTTGGATACCACGGATTCCATTGCAGCAACGAACAGCGTTTGAACATGCAATGCAGGAGACCGGACTGCCTGATTTCAGGATTCGCGAACCCGATGCAACTGCCAGACCAGCCGATACCCGTGATGAATACTATCCAATCACCTACCTGGAACCGTTTGCCCGTCGGCGGGCTGTGCTAGGGCTTGATCTGGCAGCCGATCCGGTGCGGCGAGCAGCTATCGAACAGGCGCGTGATAGTGGTCAGGTGGTGATAACAGCACCGTTGCAATCGTATCTGGCCAGTGATCCGGCCCCTGCGGTCTTGTTGTTTGCACCGGTGTACAGTGGCAGCCTGCCACCACAATCGGTGGAAGAACGACGACAACGCATTCGCGGGATGGTTGCCTTCTTGATTGTACCGGGGGAGGTGATCGAGCAGGCGTTAAGACCGGTGACAACACCTGATCTCGAATTTGTCCTGGTTGATGCAACAGAGGAGTCACTACGGCCATTAGCCGTCTTTACCGGTGGCAGAGCTGTTCCTTCACCCTACATTTCCGATCTGGATATCGTCATCCGTGATGCAGTGGCAATATCTGATATTCCCCGCTACGGTAGGGTCTGGTCAATCGCCTTCTGTCTGGGAACAAACTACCTACCGTTCTGGTGGTCGGCGGATGCCATCAGCCGAACGGTACTGGCTATTGCCAGTGTTGCTATCTTCTTTCTGTTTGTAGCGATTCGGCAGCGCCACGAAGCGCGGCAGCGTCGTTTGACCCGTACCTATGCGTTGCTGAGTGCGATCAATCAGATGATTATTCGTGAACGTGATCCACAACGCATCTTTCAAGAGGTGTGTCAGGTCGGGATTGGCGAGGGTGGCTTTCGGTTGGTGTGGATTGGTCGTCATAACCTGGTAACAAGCCGATTCGAGACCATCGCTATACATAGTGCGAAGGAACTCGATCAGTCACTTGTACACCTGCTCACCGGCGAGCAGTTGGCAATGACACTTTCACCGGTATGTCAGGGTGATCGGGTCGTTATCAATGACCTCGCTACCGATCCGCGTTGTGCAGCGTGGCGTTCGCAGGCTGTAGCGTATGGTCTACGGGCAATGGCCGGTTTCCCGCTGGTAGTGCCTGATGAGCCGCCTGCGGTGTTGTGTTTCTATGCCGGTCAACCCGCGGCTTTTGACCATGATGAAATACAGTTGCTGGACGAGCTGGTGCGTGACATCATCTTTGGCCTGCTGGTGAGTCAACAAGAGGCACAACTGCGCACCAGTGAGCAGCGTAATCATCTGATCGTGAGTGCTTTGCCTGATCTGGTATTGCGGTTACGGCCTGATGGGCAGGTCGTTGATGTGGTGGCTGCCGAGTCGATGGTATTGCCGATGGCCCCGACAGCGATGATTAACAGCACACTCGAACAGCTCTTTCCAGCCGCAATTGCAACGCAGTATCGGCAGGCGCTAAGCGCTGCGTTCGCCTCTGGCGAACTCCAGACATTGGCGTATCAGTTGATCGTTGAAGCCAAAGAATATTTCTTCGAGGCGCGCATCAAAGCTGCTTTGCCGGCAGAGGAAGCGATTGCAATTGTGCGTGATGTAACGGCGTGGCGCAACGCTGAACTGGCCTTGCAGGTAGAGCGCGATCTCCTGGCGCAGCGGGTTGCTGAACGTACCGCTGAGTTGCACCGGGCCAATGCGGAACTTCTCCGGGCTGCCCGCACCAAAGATGAATTTCTCGCCAACATGAGCCACGAGCTGCGCACACCACTCAATTCAATCCTGGCTTTGAGCGAGAGTCTGCTGGAAGAATTGTATGGCCCGTTGCGCGACCAGCAACAGAAGGCAATCCGGGCCATTGAGGCGAGTGGACGGCATCTGCTGGCGCTGATTAATGATGTCCTTGATCTGGCGAAGATTGAAGCCAACCGGATTGAACTGGTGAAAGAGGTAGTCGCCGCCAGCGATGTCTGTGAAGCAAGTATGGCCCTCGTCAAAGAGCAGGCGACAAAGAAACAGATTCACCTTTCTATTCAGCTTGACGATCCCCATGCCCGGTTCGTTGCCGATCCACGTCGCCTGAAGCAGATTCTGGTCAATTTGCTGAGTAATGCCGTGAAATTTACGCCGGCAGGTGGTGCGGTGAGCTTGCAGGTGACAACAGATACTACGCAGGGAACGATTGCGTTCACGGTGAGCGATACCGGTATTGGGATTGCGGAAGAGGATTTGTCGCGTCTGTTTCAGCCGTTTGTCCAGCTTGATAGCGGTTTGAGTCGGCAGCATGAAGGTACTGGGTTGGGGTTAGTGCTGGTGCGTCGCCTTGTCGAACTGCACGGTGGCAAGGTGGAAGTTGAGAGTATGCCCGGTGTGGGTAGCAGGTTTACGGTCACGCTGCCGTACCAGCCCGTGACGCACATCGCAGCATCCTCGTCTGCTGATGAACTTCCTCCGGTGCAATTAGCCCTGATCATCGAAGACTCGGCAACGACTGCCGATCAACTGGCCCGTTATCTCGAAGAATTGCAGATTCAACCTGTTATATGCTCGTATGGCAAAGGTGCGGTTGAGCAGGTACAGGCGTTACGTCCCGATCTGATTTTGCTCGATGTGCAGATGCCAGATCGTTCAGGATGGGAGATACTGGCCGACCTGCGCCGCGACCCCGATCTGCGACAGGTTCCGGTGATCATTGTGTCGGTAGTTGATGAACCAGAGCGTGGATTGGCTGCTGGAGCCGCAGCGTATCTGGTGAAGCCAATCAATCGACTTATGCTTCGGCGTGCGCTAAGTCAGATTACTGTCACAAAAACGACATCCTCAACCGCTCCGCGGCGCCCGCTCAGCCGACGAATATTACTGGCGGAAGATAATGAGGTCAATCGGGTCACCCTTAGCGATTACCTGGTTGCCCAGGGGTACGAGGTAAGAGTGGCGTGTCAAGGGAAAGAAGCATTGCAGATTGCTGCTGAGTGGCGCCCTGATCTGATCATCATGGATATTCAAATGCCGGGACTCGATGGCCTGGAAGTGATACAACGGCTGCGTGCCGACGCGGCATTTGCTGCTACGCCTATCATTGCGGTGACGGCACTGGCGATGCCGGGTGATCGTGAACGGTGCCTGTCGGCTGGAGCAAATGACTATTTTGCGAAGCCGATCCGTCTGCGTCAATTGGTCGAACGGATTGAGCAGTTTCTGGCGTCTTCACAACATGCCATATAA
- a CDS encoding flavin reductase family protein yields MSIDPREYRSTIGLFATGVTVITASDGDHIRGMTANSLTSVSLDPLLLLVCVDRKARMAPVISAASHFAVNILRADQEAIARHFAGRPQPDIEVALEELAGAPVLSASLATLVCSRERILDGGDHLIVLGRVIALRRAAEGDPLLYFAGAYRQLAEMSTTLA; encoded by the coding sequence ATGTCCATTGATCCACGCGAGTATCGCTCTACGATAGGACTGTTCGCTACTGGGGTTACCGTCATTACTGCAAGCGATGGTGATCATATCCGTGGGATGACTGCGAACTCCCTCACGTCAGTATCGCTCGATCCGCTGTTGCTGCTGGTGTGTGTTGATCGGAAAGCTCGGATGGCTCCGGTCATTAGTGCTGCCAGTCATTTCGCCGTCAATATTCTGCGGGCTGACCAGGAAGCGATTGCCCGTCATTTTGCCGGTCGGCCACAGCCGGATATTGAGGTGGCATTAGAGGAGCTGGCCGGCGCACCGGTCTTGTCTGCTAGCCTCGCGACGCTGGTCTGTTCCCGTGAGCGAATTTTGGATGGTGGCGATCATCTCATCGTGCTGGGTCGGGTGATTGCCCTCCGGCGAGCAGCAGAAGGCGATCCCTTGCTCTATTTTGCCGGCGCATACCGTCAGTTGGCTGAGATGTCAACCACGCTAGCATAA
- a CDS encoding YhbY family RNA-binding protein: MKPAQRAYLRRLAHPLPVTVMIGKNGLTEGILAKIEQELNAHELIKVRFLDHKDMKQSLTETIVSETGADLVAIIGHTAILFRQHADPTQRKIQV, translated from the coding sequence ATGAAACCTGCGCAACGTGCATATTTGCGTCGGCTGGCCCATCCGTTGCCGGTCACGGTGATGATTGGCAAGAATGGCTTGACGGAGGGTATCCTGGCCAAGATTGAGCAAGAGTTGAATGCCCATGAATTGATCAAGGTGCGGTTTCTTGATCATAAGGACATGAAACAATCGCTAACCGAGACGATTGTTAGCGAAACCGGGGCTGATCTGGTAGCGATCATCGGCCATACAGCGATCCTGTTCCGTCAGCATGCCGATCCGACGCAGAGGAAGATACAGGTATGA
- a CDS encoding dolichyl-phosphate beta-glucosyltransferase, translating into MTTNNEPFLSIVIPAYNEERRLPATLAAIKAFLVNEPYTAEVIVVDDGSEDRTAEVAEAAGATVLRCEHRGKGFAVRTGALAARGDIILLCDADLATPIEEWPRLRAAIERGYPIAIGSREGIGASREGEPWYRHVMGRVFNWIIRLVALRGINDTQCGFKALRRAVARDLFQRVRIYGDDAPIVRGAAVTAYDVELLFLAQRRGYAICEIPVKWRYGTETKVNPLRDSWRNLRDVLRVRINDLCGKYDVTSTPIEEVAPR; encoded by the coding sequence ATGACGACGAACAATGAGCCATTCCTATCCATTGTGATTCCTGCCTACAATGAAGAGCGGCGCTTGCCGGCCACTCTGGCAGCTATCAAGGCGTTTCTGGTCAACGAACCGTACACTGCCGAAGTGATTGTGGTTGACGACGGCAGTGAGGATCGCACGGCAGAGGTAGCAGAAGCAGCCGGTGCCACGGTGTTGCGCTGTGAGCATCGTGGCAAGGGATTTGCGGTACGCACCGGTGCTCTGGCAGCGCGGGGTGACATTATCCTGCTCTGTGATGCTGATCTGGCAACCCCAATCGAAGAATGGCCGCGCTTGCGAGCGGCAATTGAACGTGGCTATCCCATTGCCATCGGTTCGCGTGAGGGGATAGGGGCATCGCGTGAGGGCGAACCCTGGTATCGTCACGTGATGGGCCGGGTCTTCAACTGGATTATTCGGCTGGTAGCACTGCGGGGGATTAACGATACCCAGTGTGGTTTTAAAGCATTACGGCGAGCGGTTGCCCGTGATCTCTTTCAGCGTGTGCGCATTTATGGCGATGATGCGCCGATAGTGCGTGGGGCAGCAGTGACTGCCTACGATGTTGAACTGCTCTTTTTAGCTCAGCGTCGAGGCTATGCCATTTGCGAAATTCCGGTGAAATGGCGTTATGGCACCGAGACAAAAGTGAATCCGCTCCGTGACTCTTGGCGGAATCTGCGGGATGTGCTGCGGGTGCGGATCAACGATTTGTGTGGAAAGTATGATGTGACATCGACCCCAATTGAGGAGGTTGCTCCACGATGA
- a CDS encoding glycosyltransferase family 2 protein, whose amino-acid sequence MIDVVVPNYNGSALLPTCLDSLRAQTRRDFTVTVVDDASTDDSVALITTRYPEVRVLRLPQNRGFAAAVNAAFAATREPFFVLLNNDTEADPNWLAALIGALERWPQFAFAAAKLRLFDRRNIIHSAGDFYRPNGEPGNRGVWEEDRGQYDAFHEVFGPCAGAAAYRRCALEQLAEDGRVFDEALVMYCEDVDLNLRARRKGLRTIFVPTAVVYHRLSASGGGVLASYYCGRNFPLVWVKNMPPVVQRRYWPALLVSQLRFALHSLRHFREPAARARLRGQLAGLRALPHFWSRRAFTPEEEAALVAAFELSQPPAQRFV is encoded by the coding sequence ATGATTGACGTTGTTGTGCCTAATTACAACGGTAGTGCACTGTTGCCGACCTGTCTTGACTCGTTACGTGCCCAGACCCGGCGTGATTTTACGGTGACGGTGGTTGATGATGCGAGTACCGATGATTCGGTCGCGCTGATAACTACCCGTTACCCGGAGGTGCGCGTGCTGCGTTTGCCGCAGAATCGTGGGTTTGCCGCAGCAGTCAATGCAGCATTCGCGGCAACGCGAGAGCCGTTTTTCGTGTTGCTCAACAATGATACGGAAGCCGATCCAAACTGGCTGGCAGCGTTGATTGGTGCGCTCGAACGCTGGCCGCAGTTTGCCTTTGCTGCCGCTAAATTGCGACTGTTTGATCGCCGCAATATCATCCATTCAGCCGGGGATTTCTACCGTCCAAACGGTGAACCGGGTAATCGTGGAGTATGGGAAGAGGATCGCGGCCAGTATGACGCATTCCATGAGGTGTTTGGGCCGTGTGCCGGTGCAGCCGCCTACCGACGTTGTGCGCTGGAGCAACTGGCAGAAGATGGTCGCGTGTTTGATGAAGCCCTGGTTATGTATTGTGAAGATGTTGATTTGAACTTACGGGCACGGCGCAAAGGGCTGCGCACAATCTTTGTCCCGACTGCGGTGGTGTATCATCGCCTGAGTGCCAGTGGCGGTGGTGTGCTGGCCAGTTATTACTGTGGGCGTAATTTTCCACTGGTATGGGTCAAGAATATGCCGCCGGTTGTACAGCGGCGGTACTGGCCGGCGCTCCTGGTGTCGCAATTGCGTTTTGCGCTTCACAGTCTGCGTCACTTCCGCGAACCTGCAGCACGGGCGCGTCTCCGCGGTCAACTGGCCGGTCTACGCGCATTGCCGCACTTTTGGTCGCGTCGTGCATTCACGCCAGAAGAGGAAGCAGCCCTTGTCGCTGCATTTGAACTTTCGCAACCACCAGCACAGAGATTCGTATGA
- the rfbD gene encoding dTDP-4-dehydrorhamnose reductase: MRIAITGANGQLGRALIATLADQHTLVPLGHDQLELTDPVTVEQIAATDADVVIHAAAYTNVDGCARDPGLAYRVNGLGTRYVALGCRRIDAALVYISTNEVFAGDARRPYFEDDPPRAINPYGQSKLAGEQAVRSLVARHFIVRVAWLFGGERNFVRTVLRLAANPPAHGLRMVADEIGSPTYTFDVAAGLARLITTDYYGTYHFVNDGICSRYEFAAEILRRVGLNIPLQPIRLCDFQRDSTPPPYTPLANLAGASLGITFRPWQDALADYLGRLPNEVLPT, translated from the coding sequence GTGCGGATTGCTATTACCGGAGCTAATGGGCAGTTAGGACGGGCACTGATCGCTACATTGGCCGATCAGCATACGCTGGTGCCGCTAGGGCACGATCAGTTGGAGTTGACCGATCCGGTAACTGTTGAGCAGATTGCGGCGACTGATGCTGATGTGGTAATTCACGCCGCAGCGTATACCAATGTCGATGGATGTGCACGTGATCCGGGATTAGCGTATCGGGTGAATGGCCTGGGCACGCGCTATGTGGCACTCGGTTGTCGGCGAATCGATGCGGCGCTGGTCTACATCAGTACCAACGAGGTGTTTGCCGGTGATGCCCGCCGGCCCTACTTTGAAGACGATCCCCCTCGTGCGATTAATCCGTATGGGCAGAGTAAACTGGCCGGTGAACAGGCGGTTCGTTCGCTTGTCGCCCGGCATTTCATTGTGCGGGTAGCCTGGCTGTTTGGCGGTGAACGTAATTTTGTTCGTACTGTCTTACGGCTGGCAGCCAATCCGCCCGCTCATGGTTTACGTATGGTAGCCGACGAGATCGGTAGTCCGACCTACACCTTTGATGTTGCGGCGGGGCTGGCCCGGTTGATCACAACCGACTACTACGGCACCTATCATTTTGTGAACGATGGTATCTGCTCGCGGTATGAATTTGCGGCGGAGATTCTTCGTCGTGTTGGGTTGAATATTCCGCTCCAGCCGATCCGTCTGTGTGATTTTCAGCGTGACAGTACGCCACCTCCATACACGCCCCTGGCTAATCTTGCTGGTGCCAGCCTGGGCATCACCTTTCGTCCATGGCAGGATGCACTCGCCGACTATTTGGGACGCCTGCCAAATGAAGTGTTGCCGACATGA